In Hyalangium minutum, a single window of DNA contains:
- a CDS encoding multidrug efflux RND transporter permease subunit: MIHSQRSLSSWFVARPVATALLTLGVILLGLFAYPRLPIAPLPEAEFPTIQISAGLPGASAETMASSVATPLEVQLSAIPGITEMTSTSALGTTSITLQFDLEKSIDTAAQEVQSAINAASGRLPSEMPNLPTWRKVNPNDSPIFVLRVQSDLLPLTELSDIAETQLARQLSQLSGVAEIAMTGQRRPALRIQASPERLASLGLTLADIRAAVQAASVNQAKGALFGDTRVSTLSTNDQIFRPDDYDNLIVAYREGAPVRLGDVARVSTGAENDYVQAWQNGKPGLNFIVRRQPGANLVETADRIIEALPRLREQLPASVEVDILNDRTRTIRSSQHEVQVTLMITVLLVVIIMGLFLRQVSATLIVGAVLLVALVSTFAAMYALGFSLNNLTLVALVIAVGFVVDDAIVVVENIHRHLEEGMSSHEAALAGSAEIGFTVMSISLSLIAAFIPLLFMGGIVGRLFREFALTMTAAILLSVVASLTLAPMLASRFMRPLAHRPSSASPGFSQRLVNGYDRTLRWALEHQRLTLLGFGLALAAAVVCYVFIPKGFFPVQDTAFIQGTTQAAQDVSYQDMIAKHKALERIVAEDPAVQEYAHAVGATGGSQSTSSGRFWIVLKDRSDRDVSITEFIDRLRPKLAQVPGIMLYLRPAQDINLGGGPSRAQYTYAMKSSDGALLSEWAEKLTSRLTQLPQLRDVSNDQQLGASVTRLTIDRAAAARFGISARDIDQTLYDAFGQRQVNEYQTEVNQYRVILEIDPKQRGTSQSLAYLHLRSPRTGEVVPLSAVAKLEPLSTGPLSISHNGMFPAVNISFNLAPGAALGDAVKAIEQAEAELGMPTAISRNFQGTARGFQESLASQPLLILAALLAVYIILGVLYESFVHPLTILSTLPSAGLGAILFLWLMGHDFSVMAMIGIVLLIGIVKKNGILMVDFALDAQRTRGMSPREAIHESCLVRFRPIMMTTLAALLGGIPLMLGFGTGSELRQPLGIAIVGGLLVSQVLTLYSTPVVYLALDRLFSRLRKASPPDLPSPSKLEAT; the protein is encoded by the coding sequence GTGATTCACTCGCAGCGCAGCCTCTCCAGCTGGTTCGTGGCCCGCCCCGTCGCCACCGCCCTGCTCACCCTGGGCGTCATCCTGCTGGGCCTCTTCGCCTACCCGCGCCTGCCCATCGCGCCGCTGCCCGAGGCGGAGTTCCCGACGATCCAAATCAGTGCTGGCCTGCCGGGCGCCAGTGCCGAGACCATGGCTTCCTCCGTGGCCACGCCCCTGGAGGTCCAGCTCAGCGCCATCCCCGGTATCACGGAGATGACGTCCACGAGCGCCCTGGGGACGACCTCGATCACCCTGCAGTTCGACCTCGAGAAGAGCATCGACACCGCGGCGCAGGAGGTGCAATCCGCCATCAATGCCGCCTCCGGCCGCCTCCCGTCGGAGATGCCGAACCTGCCCACCTGGCGCAAGGTCAATCCGAACGACAGCCCCATCTTCGTCCTGCGCGTCCAGTCGGACCTGTTGCCGCTCACGGAGCTGAGCGACATCGCGGAGACGCAGCTCGCGCGGCAGCTCAGCCAGCTCTCCGGCGTCGCCGAGATCGCCATGACCGGCCAGCGGCGCCCCGCCCTGCGCATCCAGGCCTCGCCCGAGCGGCTGGCGTCCCTGGGCCTGACGCTCGCCGATATCCGGGCGGCGGTGCAGGCCGCGAGCGTCAACCAGGCCAAGGGTGCCCTCTTCGGCGACACCCGGGTCTCGACGCTCTCGACCAATGACCAGATCTTCCGCCCCGATGACTATGACAACCTCATCGTGGCCTACCGCGAAGGCGCTCCCGTCCGCCTCGGAGACGTCGCGCGGGTGAGCACGGGCGCGGAGAACGACTACGTCCAGGCCTGGCAGAACGGAAAGCCTGGGCTCAACTTCATCGTCCGCCGTCAGCCGGGCGCGAATCTCGTCGAGACCGCCGACCGGATCATCGAAGCCCTCCCGCGGCTCCGGGAGCAGCTGCCCGCCAGCGTCGAGGTGGACATCCTCAACGACCGCACCCGGACGATCCGGTCCTCGCAGCATGAGGTCCAGGTCACCCTGATGATCACCGTCCTGCTCGTGGTCATCATCATGGGCCTGTTCCTGCGGCAGGTGTCGGCCACGCTCATCGTCGGCGCGGTGCTCCTGGTGGCCCTGGTGTCAACCTTCGCGGCGATGTACGCGCTCGGGTTCAGCCTGAACAACCTCACGCTGGTGGCGCTCGTCATCGCCGTCGGCTTCGTCGTGGACGACGCCATCGTCGTGGTGGAGAACATCCACCGGCACCTGGAGGAGGGAATGAGCTCTCACGAAGCGGCCCTCGCTGGCTCCGCGGAGATCGGCTTCACGGTCATGTCCATCAGCCTGTCGCTGATCGCGGCGTTCATTCCGCTGTTGTTCATGGGCGGCATCGTCGGGCGCCTGTTCAGAGAGTTCGCCCTGACCATGACAGCGGCCATCCTGCTGTCGGTGGTCGCGTCGCTGACGCTCGCTCCGATGCTCGCATCGCGGTTCATGAGGCCCCTGGCTCACCGCCCGAGCAGCGCGAGCCCTGGGTTCTCGCAGCGCCTCGTGAACGGGTATGACCGGACGTTGAGGTGGGCGCTGGAGCATCAGCGGCTCACCCTGCTCGGCTTCGGGTTGGCCCTGGCTGCCGCCGTCGTCTGCTACGTGTTCATTCCCAAGGGGTTCTTCCCCGTGCAGGACACGGCCTTCATCCAGGGGACGACCCAGGCGGCGCAGGACGTCTCGTACCAGGACATGATCGCCAAGCACAAAGCACTGGAGCGCATCGTCGCGGAGGATCCCGCGGTGCAGGAGTACGCGCATGCCGTCGGCGCGACGGGCGGCAGCCAGAGCACCTCCAGCGGCCGCTTCTGGATCGTCCTCAAGGATCGCTCGGACCGAGACGTCTCGATCACCGAGTTCATCGACCGGCTGCGGCCGAAGCTCGCCCAGGTGCCCGGCATCATGCTCTACCTGCGCCCGGCCCAGGACATCAACCTCGGAGGCGGCCCCTCGCGCGCTCAGTACACGTATGCGATGAAGAGCAGCGATGGCGCCCTGCTGTCCGAGTGGGCGGAGAAGCTCACCTCCCGGCTCACGCAGTTGCCGCAACTCCGCGACGTGTCGAACGATCAGCAACTGGGCGCCAGCGTCACGCGCCTCACCATCGATCGGGCGGCTGCGGCTCGCTTTGGCATCTCGGCCCGTGACATCGACCAGACCCTCTATGACGCCTTCGGGCAGCGGCAGGTCAACGAGTACCAGACCGAGGTCAACCAGTACCGGGTGATCCTCGAGATCGACCCCAAGCAACGAGGCACCTCGCAGAGCCTCGCCTATCTGCACCTCCGCTCCCCCCGCACGGGGGAGGTGGTGCCGCTCTCCGCGGTCGCGAAGCTCGAGCCCCTCTCGACGGGGCCGCTGTCCATCAGCCACAACGGCATGTTCCCGGCCGTGAACATCTCCTTCAACCTGGCGCCCGGAGCGGCGCTCGGAGATGCCGTCAAGGCCATCGAACAGGCCGAGGCGGAGCTCGGAATGCCCACCGCCATCTCTCGCAACTTCCAGGGCACCGCGCGCGGCTTCCAAGAGTCCCTCGCCAGCCAGCCGCTGCTCATCCTCGCCGCGCTCCTGGCCGTCTACATCATCCTCGGCGTCCTCTATGAAAGCTTCGTGCACCCGCTGACCATCTTGTCCACCCTGCCCTCCGCGGGGCTCGGGGCCATTTTGTTCCTCTGGCTGATGGGCCACGACTTCTCGGTGATGGCGATGATCGGCATCGTGCTCCTCATCGGCATCGTGAAGAAGAACGGCATCCTCATGGTCGACTTCGCGCTCGACGCGCAGCGAACGCGGGGGATGTCTCCTCGAGAGGCGATCCACGAGTCCTGTCTCGTCCGCTTCCGCCCCATCATGATGACGACACTCGCCGCGCTCCTGGGCGGTATTCCCCTCATGCTGGGCTTCGGGACCGGGTCCGAGCTGCGGCAGCCGCTCGGCATCGCCATCGTGGGCGGCCTGCTCGTCAGCCAGGTCCTGACGCTCTATTCGACGCCTGTCGTGTACCTGGCGCTCGATCGGCTCTTCAGCCGCCTGCGGAAGGCGTCTCCCCCGGATCTTCCCAGTCCCTCGAAGCTGGAGGCGACGTGA
- a CDS encoding efflux transporter outer membrane subunit: MTRASTSLLAVLLALTGCASSAPTKLPSSELQQGWESAPAAERSASVDAAWWRSFSDPVLDELMVQAERRNLDLRIAEARIREARALRQGARAELFPQINGTAGIGYGRTALANEERISASIGAEASWEADIFGRLRKTANAADADWAATVAERDGVRLSLAAEVAQAYLEYRLYRTQTTIAGANTKAAEETLRIAQARFAQGVSSRLDVERTLSSLSETRARAAQLAELAESSRHRLVLLLATTPAELAAVLPETGALPSANALGVLLTPTEVIGLRPDVRVAEARLLAAISRREAAEALRYPRITLGSMLGLQSGNEASALLSGGSLIWSIGANLLAPLLDFGRIRATIDAADARQEQAYLSYELTARTGLQEVQTALILYTQGEIRRTELTAATDSARKAAALARRQYAEGALSLLEVLDAERTLYALELQAAQATAEVSLRLVRLYQTMGLMPPKQEPA, from the coding sequence GTGACGCGCGCGTCCACGAGTCTTCTTGCCGTGCTGCTCGCCCTCACTGGCTGCGCCAGCTCGGCTCCGACGAAGCTGCCTTCCTCCGAGCTCCAGCAAGGCTGGGAGAGCGCTCCGGCCGCGGAGCGAAGCGCGTCGGTCGACGCGGCGTGGTGGCGGTCCTTCAGCGATCCGGTGCTCGATGAGCTGATGGTCCAGGCCGAGCGCCGGAACCTGGACCTTCGCATCGCCGAGGCTCGAATCCGCGAGGCCCGGGCGCTGCGCCAGGGCGCGCGGGCGGAGCTGTTCCCTCAGATCAATGGCACCGCTGGGATTGGCTACGGCCGGACTGCGTTGGCCAACGAAGAGCGGATCTCCGCTTCGATCGGCGCCGAGGCCAGCTGGGAGGCCGACATCTTCGGGCGTCTGCGCAAGACGGCCAACGCCGCGGACGCGGACTGGGCAGCGACCGTGGCCGAGCGCGACGGCGTGCGACTGTCGCTGGCCGCCGAGGTGGCCCAGGCCTATCTGGAATATCGCCTCTACCGCACCCAGACCACCATCGCCGGGGCCAACACGAAGGCCGCGGAGGAGACCCTTCGGATTGCCCAGGCCCGGTTTGCGCAGGGCGTCTCCAGCCGGCTCGACGTCGAGCGCACGCTGAGCTCTCTGTCCGAGACGCGCGCCCGCGCCGCTCAGCTCGCGGAGCTGGCCGAGTCCTCGCGCCACCGGCTCGTGCTGCTGCTCGCCACGACCCCGGCGGAGCTGGCAGCCGTCCTACCGGAGACGGGGGCGCTCCCGAGTGCCAACGCGCTCGGTGTCCTCCTCACCCCCACCGAGGTCATCGGCCTGCGGCCCGACGTGCGTGTGGCCGAGGCCCGGCTGCTCGCGGCCATCTCCCGGCGGGAAGCGGCTGAAGCCCTGCGGTATCCCCGAATCACCCTGGGCAGCATGCTTGGTCTTCAGAGTGGCAACGAGGCGTCGGCCTTGCTGTCCGGAGGCTCCCTGATCTGGTCGATCGGTGCGAATCTGCTCGCGCCGTTGCTCGACTTTGGCCGCATTCGGGCCACAATCGACGCCGCGGACGCGAGACAGGAGCAGGCCTATCTGAGCTACGAGCTGACCGCGCGCACCGGACTCCAGGAGGTCCAGACGGCGCTCATCCTTTATACCCAGGGAGAGATCCGGCGCACCGAGCTCACCGCCGCCACGGACTCGGCTCGCAAGGCCGCGGCGCTCGCTCGCCGTCAGTACGCGGAGGGGGCCCTCTCGCTGTTGGAGGTCCTCGACGCCGAGCGCACCCTCTATGCCCTCGAGCTGCAGGCGGCCCAGGCGACGGCCGAAGTGTCCCTCCGCCTCGTGCGCCTCTACCAGACCATGGGTCTCATGCCCCCGAAGCAGGAGCCGGCATGA
- a CDS encoding heavy metal response regulator transcription factor, producing MKILIVEDESKTAEYLHRGLNEQGYTVDVARTGTDGHALALEHDYDVIVLDVMLPEMNGFEVLRAIRARKQTPVVMLTARDRVDDRVHGLREGADDYLVKPFSFLELVARLQAVTRRGRAHESTQLRIGDLEIDLLSRKAYRAGGRLELTAKEFALLALLARREGQILSKTVIAEQVWDMNFDSNTNVVEVAIKRLRAKVDGPHERKLLHTIRGMGYVLEAREDGASP from the coding sequence ATGAAGATCCTCATCGTCGAGGACGAGTCGAAGACGGCCGAGTACCTGCATCGAGGCCTCAACGAGCAGGGCTACACGGTGGACGTGGCTCGGACAGGAACGGATGGGCACGCCCTGGCCTTGGAGCACGACTATGACGTCATCGTCCTCGACGTGATGCTCCCGGAGATGAATGGCTTCGAAGTGCTCCGGGCCATCCGCGCTCGCAAGCAGACGCCGGTCGTCATGCTCACCGCGCGAGACAGGGTCGACGACCGGGTCCACGGGCTGCGGGAGGGCGCAGACGACTACCTCGTGAAGCCGTTCTCCTTTCTCGAGCTCGTCGCGCGCCTGCAGGCGGTGACCCGGCGGGGCCGCGCCCACGAGTCGACGCAGCTCCGGATTGGAGACCTCGAGATCGATCTCCTCAGCCGGAAGGCGTACCGGGCTGGCGGGCGGCTCGAGCTGACAGCGAAGGAGTTTGCCCTACTGGCCTTGCTCGCCCGGCGCGAAGGGCAGATCCTGTCGAAGACCGTGATCGCCGAGCAGGTCTGGGACATGAACTTCGACAGCAACACGAACGTCGTCGAGGTCGCCATCAAGCGCCTGCGAGCAAAGGTCGACGGGCCCCATGAGCGCAAGCTGCTCCACACCATCCGCGGCATGGGGTACGTGCTCGAGGCGCGCGAGGACGGGGCGTCACCATGA
- a CDS encoding heavy metal sensor histidine kinase, with the protein MRASIATRLAVMFAVASLGVFSLVGIGLQRVLHRELVHHQLREVNTRLEYAGMVVARNESLERWQTVRAKLEAITPLDGSVRFWVVGPDTRFEYGDAPSALRERLSTRGATGPFEFELQGHAMRAASRAIAPHGERPTVHVITAVDSTRFNDTLNSFAGALVALCLAGAALVTLLGHRIAKVGLAPVSSLSQEAQSLSPKDLSQRLRLSPLPRELADLVSSFNGALDRLERAYAQLEGFNADVAHELRTPLTNLIGQTQVALAKERTASQLEEVLQSNLEELDRLRAIVNDMLFLARADQGEKALDRVHTSAAEEVSKTVEFFDALLDEAGVSVRVEGDAQASFERSLFRRAASNLLLNAIEHSDRGAEVVVAITRQQAEVRVAVTNPGTPIPEQHLERLFDRFYRVDGARRNSRDNHGLGLSIVKAVAKMHGGAVFAMSTGGRNTVGFTLQDTAASPGATPA; encoded by the coding sequence ATGAGGGCCTCGATCGCCACGCGGCTGGCCGTGATGTTCGCGGTGGCCTCGCTCGGAGTCTTCTCGCTGGTGGGCATCGGGCTGCAGCGCGTGCTCCACCGGGAGCTCGTCCACCACCAGCTCCGCGAGGTGAACACCCGGCTCGAGTACGCGGGCATGGTGGTCGCCCGGAACGAGAGTCTGGAGCGGTGGCAGACAGTGCGCGCGAAGCTGGAGGCCATCACGCCACTCGATGGCAGCGTGCGCTTCTGGGTCGTGGGCCCTGACACCCGCTTCGAGTACGGAGACGCGCCCTCAGCACTCCGCGAGCGGCTGAGCACCCGCGGCGCGACCGGGCCGTTCGAGTTCGAGCTGCAGGGGCACGCGATGCGGGCGGCCTCACGCGCCATCGCCCCCCATGGTGAGCGCCCCACGGTCCACGTCATCACGGCGGTCGATTCGACGCGGTTCAACGACACGCTGAACTCCTTCGCCGGGGCGCTCGTCGCGCTCTGCCTCGCGGGGGCCGCGCTCGTCACACTCCTTGGCCATCGCATCGCCAAGGTGGGGCTCGCGCCGGTGAGCAGCCTGTCTCAGGAGGCCCAGTCCCTCAGTCCGAAGGATCTGTCCCAGCGGCTGCGGCTCTCTCCCCTCCCTCGGGAGCTGGCCGACCTGGTCTCCTCGTTCAACGGGGCGCTCGACCGGCTGGAGCGCGCTTACGCCCAGCTCGAGGGATTCAATGCCGATGTGGCCCACGAGCTGCGCACGCCGCTGACCAATCTCATCGGCCAGACGCAGGTCGCCCTGGCCAAGGAGCGGACCGCCTCGCAGCTCGAGGAGGTGCTGCAATCGAACCTCGAGGAACTCGACCGCCTGCGGGCGATCGTCAACGACATGCTCTTCCTCGCCCGCGCGGATCAGGGAGAGAAGGCGCTCGACCGGGTCCACACGTCGGCCGCGGAGGAGGTCTCGAAGACCGTCGAGTTCTTCGATGCCCTCCTCGACGAGGCGGGCGTCTCGGTGCGAGTGGAGGGAGATGCCCAGGCGTCTTTCGAGCGCTCCCTGTTCCGGCGAGCCGCCAGCAACCTGCTGCTCAACGCCATCGAGCACTCCGACCGCGGCGCCGAGGTCGTCGTGGCCATCACGCGGCAGCAAGCCGAGGTGCGCGTCGCCGTCACCAACCCCGGCACTCCGATTCCGGAGCAGCACCTGGAGCGGTTGTTCGATCGGTTCTACCGGGTCGACGGCGCACGCCGGAACAGCCGCGACAACCACGGCCTGGGCCTGTCGATCGTCAAAGCGGTAGCCAAGATGCACGGGGGCGCCGTCTTCGCGATGAGCACGGGAGGCCGCAACACGGTCGGCTTCACGCTCCAGGACACCGCCGCCAGCCCTGGCGCCACTCCCGCTTGA
- a CDS encoding serine/threonine-protein kinase, with protein MSKAIPAEAGPPGEDSDIGAAETLPSSRPLPRQPPPGEGVPVVDPAHYAIDGELAQGGIGRILRARDLRLGRPVAIKQILSPSPEAELRFMTEAFITARLQHPSIMPVYEAGRWPNGELFYAMKLVSGRSLADVLAEKRTLKERLALLPHVLAVAEAMAYAHSERIIHRDLKPANVLVGGFGETVVIDWGLAKELSRAESPLDPAASDTGSSPADGALTRFGTVMGTPAYMPPEQAAGLTVDERADVYSLGAILYHLLAGERPYDGESSDQVLARVMSGPPSQLASLQDRIPRDLLAIVTKSMAREPSERYPTAREMAEDLRRFQTGQFVGAYEYSRMELVRRFLWRYRAVALVTAVATVLLATLGVESFRRVSAQRDAAQKARREARDQADELLLTKARATVDDAPNESLDPLRQLPPDFERWSAARTIAADAQSRGFVTVLRGHTLHITDLAFTEDGQSLITSSDDRTVRVWGLTRNEAPLVLPGHEDEVWRIQLLPAGLGFVSADKQGVLRKWNTGTRELKPFAGLSGPVSALTVGCQGRCLLAASQRDDVLLYWDLETGQSRTFHTGVEGIEEVQVWPDSSWVFVRGHRNAASALGDVEKGSFQVLKQVRPTVGGIAADGRLFTVDTEGNLHAWRPGSAQGQLLARNLGIGTALTFVPGTPWVVIGTQEGVIRLWNQATGQTRELAHHDGLVNSLDVTSDGRYLASASADRSALLWELETGEFRVLRGPRQQAHLVRFSPDDRQLAVASFNGTLRVFSLETKPHRVLSRAAPQSSLLLSSTGQRLASLSEQGQLRLLEASSGKLLLEAPGFASSALSFSPDGQWLAAGRLDGRILLYASATGSAQPLLGGHDAPVTAVSFSGDGRSFATADERGGVWLWELSSGQGRRFGAHGTRVSQLAFSPDGRHLASAGGDGAVRLWEVATGGFQSLHGGGGAVYTVAFSPEGHRLAMGGEDHLVFWELDSGQRHPQNTSEGDVLEVRYSPGGDVVASRNQNDGRVMLWDGRTGAPRSELRAHESDVLGLAFSPDGTRLASASLDKTVRLWDVATGESRALRGHTGPVSAAAFFPDGKTLASTGQDGAIRLWPDDLPLEPEALRAWMRTFTSDERPHASRP; from the coding sequence ATGAGCAAGGCCATACCCGCCGAGGCGGGCCCCCCAGGGGAGGACTCCGACATCGGAGCTGCCGAAACGCTGCCCTCCTCCCGGCCGCTCCCGCGGCAGCCCCCTCCCGGCGAGGGGGTGCCCGTGGTGGACCCCGCGCACTACGCCATCGACGGGGAGCTCGCCCAGGGCGGCATCGGCCGCATCCTCCGCGCCAGGGATTTGCGGCTCGGCCGGCCCGTGGCCATCAAGCAGATCCTCTCGCCCTCTCCCGAGGCCGAGCTCCGCTTCATGACCGAGGCGTTCATCACCGCGCGGCTCCAGCACCCCTCGATCATGCCGGTCTACGAGGCGGGGCGCTGGCCCAACGGCGAGCTGTTCTACGCGATGAAGCTCGTCTCCGGACGCTCGCTGGCGGACGTGCTCGCCGAGAAGCGGACGCTGAAGGAGCGGCTGGCCCTGCTGCCCCACGTGCTGGCAGTGGCCGAGGCCATGGCCTACGCGCACTCCGAGCGCATCATCCACCGCGACCTCAAGCCGGCCAACGTGCTGGTGGGCGGGTTCGGCGAGACGGTGGTCATCGACTGGGGCCTGGCCAAGGAGCTCTCTCGCGCGGAGAGCCCCTTGGACCCGGCTGCTTCCGATACCGGGAGCTCCCCCGCGGATGGTGCCCTGACCCGGTTCGGCACGGTGATGGGGACTCCCGCGTACATGCCGCCGGAGCAGGCCGCGGGTCTGACCGTGGACGAGCGCGCCGACGTCTATTCCCTGGGGGCGATTCTCTACCACCTGCTCGCGGGCGAGCGTCCTTATGACGGGGAGAGCTCGGATCAGGTCCTGGCGCGGGTGATGAGCGGCCCGCCGTCCCAGCTCGCCAGCCTCCAGGACCGCATCCCTCGAGACTTGCTGGCCATCGTGACCAAGTCCATGGCGCGCGAGCCCTCCGAGCGCTACCCCACCGCGCGCGAGATGGCGGAGGACCTGCGGCGCTTCCAGACGGGGCAGTTCGTTGGGGCCTACGAGTATTCGCGCATGGAGTTGGTGCGCCGCTTCCTGTGGCGCTACCGGGCCGTGGCGCTCGTCACGGCCGTGGCCACGGTCCTGCTCGCCACCCTGGGCGTGGAGAGCTTCCGCCGCGTCTCCGCCCAGCGGGATGCCGCCCAGAAGGCCCGGCGAGAGGCCCGGGACCAGGCCGATGAGCTCCTGCTGACGAAGGCGCGGGCCACCGTGGATGACGCGCCCAACGAGTCCCTCGATCCGCTGCGGCAGCTCCCGCCCGACTTCGAGCGGTGGTCCGCGGCCCGGACCATCGCGGCGGATGCCCAGTCCCGGGGGTTCGTCACCGTGCTGCGCGGCCACACCTTGCACATCACGGACCTCGCCTTCACGGAGGACGGCCAGTCCCTCATCACCTCCAGCGACGATCGCACGGTGCGTGTCTGGGGGCTCACGCGGAACGAGGCGCCCCTCGTGCTGCCGGGCCACGAGGACGAGGTCTGGCGCATCCAACTCCTCCCGGCGGGCCTGGGCTTCGTCTCCGCAGACAAGCAGGGCGTCCTGCGCAAGTGGAACACCGGCACCCGTGAGCTCAAGCCCTTCGCGGGTCTGTCAGGCCCCGTGTCGGCGCTCACCGTGGGCTGCCAGGGCCGGTGCTTGCTGGCCGCCAGCCAGCGGGATGACGTGCTCCTGTATTGGGACCTGGAGACGGGCCAGTCCCGGACCTTCCATACGGGCGTCGAGGGCATCGAGGAGGTGCAGGTGTGGCCGGACTCCTCCTGGGTGTTCGTGCGGGGCCACCGCAACGCCGCCTCGGCCCTGGGAGACGTGGAGAAGGGCTCCTTCCAGGTGCTGAAGCAGGTTCGGCCCACCGTGGGGGGAATCGCCGCGGACGGCCGCCTCTTCACGGTGGATACCGAGGGAAACCTCCACGCCTGGAGGCCCGGAAGCGCCCAGGGGCAGCTGCTCGCGCGGAACCTGGGCATCGGCACGGCGCTCACCTTCGTGCCGGGCACTCCCTGGGTGGTCATCGGAACGCAAGAAGGGGTGATCCGGTTGTGGAACCAGGCCACGGGACAGACGCGGGAGCTCGCTCACCACGATGGGCTCGTCAACAGCCTGGACGTCACCTCGGATGGGCGCTACCTGGCCTCGGCCAGCGCCGACCGGTCCGCGCTCCTCTGGGAGCTGGAGACCGGAGAGTTCCGCGTGCTGCGAGGGCCTCGGCAACAGGCCCACCTCGTCCGGTTCTCTCCGGATGACCGGCAGCTGGCCGTGGCCAGCTTCAATGGCACGCTGCGCGTGTTCTCCTTGGAGACGAAGCCCCACCGCGTGCTCTCTCGCGCCGCGCCCCAGTCCTCACTGTTGCTCTCCTCCACGGGACAGCGGCTGGCTTCGCTGTCCGAGCAGGGGCAGCTGCGGCTCCTGGAGGCTTCTTCGGGGAAGCTCCTCCTGGAGGCGCCCGGCTTCGCGTCGAGCGCGCTGAGCTTCTCCCCGGACGGCCAGTGGCTGGCTGCGGGCAGACTCGATGGGCGGATCCTCCTGTACGCCTCCGCCACGGGAAGCGCGCAGCCCCTGTTGGGAGGGCATGACGCTCCCGTCACGGCCGTCTCCTTCTCCGGGGATGGCCGGAGCTTCGCCACGGCGGACGAGCGCGGCGGCGTGTGGCTGTGGGAGCTCTCCTCGGGCCAGGGGCGCCGCTTCGGAGCCCACGGGACGAGGGTGTCGCAGCTCGCGTTCTCACCGGACGGCAGGCACCTGGCCTCCGCGGGCGGGGACGGCGCGGTGCGGCTGTGGGAGGTGGCCACGGGCGGGTTCCAATCCCTGCACGGTGGCGGAGGGGCCGTGTACACCGTGGCCTTCTCCCCGGAGGGCCATCGCCTCGCCATGGGAGGCGAGGACCACCTCGTGTTCTGGGAGCTGGACAGTGGCCAGCGCCATCCTCAGAACACGAGCGAGGGCGACGTCCTGGAGGTGCGCTATTCGCCCGGGGGCGACGTGGTGGCCAGCCGCAACCAGAACGATGGCCGGGTGATGCTCTGGGACGGGCGGACGGGAGCGCCCCGCAGCGAGCTCCGGGCGCATGAGAGCGATGTCCTGGGCCTCGCCTTCTCGCCGGATGGGACGCGCTTGGCCTCGGCGAGCCTCGACAAGACTGTGCGGCTGTGGGACGTGGCCACTGGAGAGAGCCGCGCGCTGCGAGGCCACACCGGGCCGGTGAGCGCCGCGGCCTTCTTCCCGGACGGAAAGACCCTGGCATCCACCGGCCAGGATGGCGCCATCCGGCTCTGGCCGGACGACCTGCCCCTGGAGCCGGAAGCCCTGCGCGCCTGGATGCGCACCTTCACGAGCGACGAGAGGCCCCACGCCTCCCGGCCTTGA